One genomic window of Streptomyces sp. NBC_01498 includes the following:
- a CDS encoding helix-turn-helix domain-containing protein — MTASPSSSVQKARKAMADRLREIRRDAGLSGEAVAASAGWYKSKVSRLENAVTPPSPEDIRAWCSACGVVDQAADLIAAARSADSMYLEWRRVQQSGLRQLQESYLPLYERTQVFRTYCANVVPGVLQTQSYATALLRSISEFHRTPNDVDKAVQARLDRSARVVREGNHRFVLVVEESVLRHRVGDADTMAGQLGYLLTAMTFPSVSLGVIPFSAERRMWMIETFSVYDEEQAEAELLTARVNVTAPSEVRQYLKAFAEFTRLAVHGAEARSLITSAIDSLK, encoded by the coding sequence ATGACCGCGTCTCCCTCATCAAGCGTGCAGAAGGCCCGCAAGGCCATGGCGGACCGGCTTCGGGAGATCAGGAGAGACGCGGGTCTGTCCGGCGAGGCCGTCGCCGCGAGCGCCGGCTGGTACAAGTCGAAGGTTTCCCGTCTTGAGAACGCGGTCACCCCTCCGTCGCCGGAAGACATCCGCGCGTGGTGCTCCGCCTGCGGAGTGGTCGACCAGGCCGCCGACCTGATCGCCGCCGCCCGCTCGGCCGACTCCATGTATCTCGAATGGCGACGCGTTCAGCAGTCCGGGCTGAGGCAGCTTCAGGAGTCCTATCTCCCGTTGTACGAGCGCACTCAGGTGTTCCGGACCTACTGCGCCAATGTCGTTCCGGGAGTGCTCCAGACACAGTCGTACGCGACCGCCCTGCTGCGCTCCATCAGTGAATTCCATCGGACTCCCAACGACGTGGACAAAGCCGTCCAGGCCCGGCTGGATCGGTCCGCGCGCGTCGTACGGGAAGGGAACCACCGCTTCGTCCTGGTGGTCGAGGAGTCCGTGTTGCGCCATCGTGTCGGCGACGCGGACACGATGGCCGGGCAGCTCGGCTATCTGCTGACCGCGATGACATTCCCGTCCGTCTCGCTGGGTGTGATCCCGTTCTCGGCGGAGCGTCGTATGTGGATGATCGAGACCTTCAGCGTGTACGACGAGGAGCAGGCCGAAGCGGAGTTGCTGACGGCACGCGTGAATGTGACCGCGCCAAGTGAGGTACGGCAATACCTCAAGGCGTTCGCGGAGTTCACACGGCTGGCCGTTCACGGGGCCGAGGCCCGGTCGCTCATCACTTCGGCGATTGACTCGCTCAAGTGA
- a CDS encoding helix-turn-helix domain-containing protein, which yields MPTRRVVTGRSREPRARFAEELRSLRAARGDSLRQLGERLGWDWSLFGKMEKGETLGGPEVVQALDTYYGTPGLLLALWELAVSDKSQFREGYRRYMALEAEATSLWHFAVSVLPGVLQTEGYARELLAAGGSKGEELTQQVEARMGRRELLEGGDVPAFRTILSESVLRTPLRDTGEWRRQLQYLVEVSERNEVAVQLVPFSAGLHGLTNADVMFLRLPDGRTVAYAENGYRGELIEEIVPVERLQLTYDSVRDLALSRAESRKFFLRILEEVPCDHAT from the coding sequence ATGCCGACGAGACGAGTGGTCACCGGTCGCAGCAGGGAGCCTCGTGCGCGGTTCGCCGAGGAGCTGCGCTCGTTGCGCGCCGCGCGCGGCGACAGTCTGCGCCAACTTGGTGAACGGCTGGGCTGGGACTGGTCGTTGTTCGGCAAGATGGAGAAGGGCGAGACCCTGGGCGGCCCGGAGGTCGTCCAGGCGCTCGACACGTACTACGGGACACCCGGGTTGCTGCTCGCGCTCTGGGAGTTGGCGGTCAGTGACAAGTCGCAGTTCCGAGAGGGCTATCGGCGGTACATGGCGCTGGAGGCCGAGGCGACCAGCCTGTGGCACTTCGCGGTGAGCGTGCTGCCGGGGGTGTTGCAGACGGAGGGCTACGCACGGGAGTTGCTGGCTGCCGGTGGTAGCAAGGGGGAGGAGCTGACGCAGCAGGTCGAGGCGCGGATGGGTCGCCGGGAGTTGCTGGAGGGCGGGGACGTTCCTGCGTTCCGAACCATCCTGTCGGAGTCGGTACTGCGTACGCCGTTGCGAGACACGGGTGAGTGGCGGCGGCAGTTGCAGTATCTGGTTGAGGTCAGTGAACGGAACGAGGTAGCCGTTCAGTTGGTGCCGTTCAGCGCAGGCTTGCACGGTCTTACGAACGCGGATGTCATGTTCCTTCGTCTGCCTGACGGGCGTACCGTCGCATACGCGGAGAACGGCTACCGAGGCGAACTCATCGAGGAAATCGTCCCGGTTGAACGGTTGCAACTCACGTACGATTCGGTGCGCGACCTGGCGCTGTCCCGGGCCGAGTCGCGGAAGTTCTTTCTGCGCATTCTGGAGGAAGTACCGTGCGATCACGCGACCTGA
- a CDS encoding enoyl-CoA hydratase family protein has protein sequence MDAPARRNALSAGLVGELADAFTRCAEDADVRAVVLSHSGGTFCAGADLKEPPNPYSFVALLRQIVEHPKPVVARVTGHARAGGLGLLGACDIVVAASGADFAFTEVRIGVAPAVISMPLLPRMSPRAAARHYLTGETFGAAEALSDGLVTDVADDVDAALAPILDALRKGSPQGLAESKKLLTARVLETFDQYAEDLVQRSASLFATAEAREGMAAFLERRDAAWVR, from the coding sequence ATGGACGCGCCCGCCCGGCGCAACGCGTTGTCCGCCGGGCTCGTCGGGGAGTTGGCCGACGCGTTCACCAGGTGTGCCGAAGACGCGGACGTACGCGCCGTGGTGCTCAGCCACAGCGGCGGTACCTTCTGCGCGGGCGCCGATCTGAAGGAGCCGCCGAACCCGTACTCCTTCGTCGCTCTCCTCCGGCAGATCGTGGAGCACCCCAAGCCCGTCGTCGCCCGGGTCACCGGGCATGCGCGGGCCGGCGGGCTCGGGCTGCTCGGGGCGTGTGACATCGTCGTCGCGGCCAGCGGCGCGGACTTCGCCTTCACCGAGGTACGGATCGGTGTCGCTCCCGCCGTCATCTCCATGCCCCTGCTGCCCCGGATGTCGCCCCGCGCCGCCGCCCGGCACTACCTCACCGGCGAGACGTTCGGCGCGGCCGAGGCACTGAGCGACGGGCTGGTCACGGACGTGGCCGACGACGTGGACGCCGCGCTCGCACCGATCCTGGACGCCCTGCGCAAGGGTTCACCGCAGGGCCTCGCCGAGTCCAAGAAGCTGCTCACCGCGCGGGTGCTGGAGACGTTCGACCAGTACGCGGAGGACCTGGTCCAGCGCTCCGCGTCCCTCTTCGCGACGGCCGAGGCCCGCGAGGGCATGGCGGCGTTCCTCGAACGGCGGGACGCCGCATGGGTGCGGTAG
- a CDS encoding DUF397 domain-containing protein, with protein MAPWAPDAFACHATRRSLVSWRKSSYSNSDGGECVEVSDELVDAHQWRKSSYSNQDGGACLEVADEPAAALVPVRDSKNPLGPVLAFRAPGWATFVRAIKEGALGV; from the coding sequence ATGGCGCCCTGGGCGCCTGATGCCTTCGCGTGTCACGCGACAAGGAGGAGCCTCGTGAGCTGGCGTAAGAGCAGTTACAGCAACTCGGACGGCGGCGAGTGCGTCGAGGTCTCCGACGAACTCGTGGACGCCCACCAGTGGCGCAAGAGCAGTTACAGCAACCAGGACGGCGGCGCGTGCCTCGAAGTCGCCGACGAGCCCGCCGCCGCTCTCGTCCCCGTGCGCGACAGCAAGAACCCCCTCGGCCCCGTCCTCGCCTTCCGCGCCCCCGGCTGGGCCACGTTCGTCCGCGCCATTAAGGAGGGCGCCCTCGGCGTCTGA
- a CDS encoding DUF397 domain-containing protein: MRSRDLTAVTWRKSSYSNQDGGQCLEVSDAFTARVPVRDSKNPLGPVLAFGAPGWASFVSAVKDGALGA, encoded by the coding sequence GTGCGATCACGCGACCTGACCGCAGTGACTTGGCGCAAGAGCAGTTACAGCAATCAAGACGGCGGCCAGTGCCTCGAAGTCTCCGACGCCTTCACCGCCCGTGTCCCCGTGCGCGACAGCAAGAACCCTCTCGGCCCCGTCCTCGCCTTCGGCGCGCCCGGCTGGGCCTCGTTCGTTTCCGCCGTGAAGGATGGCGCCCTGGGCGCCTGA
- a CDS encoding DUF6879 family protein, with protein MSQTDLAFVDLLANTLHSAVHLELRDSYGIGEEAAEYEKWRGGWRPDPDPGTWWNEFHTWVRDATARGVEFRRARVVSEPVSDYIRYEYACTYQNAAAGESVRWLPRRQASELALPGNDFWLFDGHLIMWNHFTGEGGSAGPEMDERADVATFCASAFETVWARATPHEHYRI; from the coding sequence ATGTCGCAGACCGACTTGGCGTTCGTTGACCTGCTGGCCAACACGCTTCATTCGGCCGTGCACCTTGAACTGCGCGACTCGTACGGGATCGGCGAGGAGGCCGCGGAGTACGAGAAGTGGCGCGGCGGCTGGCGGCCCGATCCCGATCCGGGCACGTGGTGGAACGAGTTCCACACGTGGGTGCGTGACGCGACAGCGAGAGGCGTGGAGTTCCGCCGTGCCCGTGTCGTCTCGGAACCCGTGAGCGACTACATCCGTTACGAGTACGCGTGCACGTACCAGAACGCCGCCGCCGGTGAGTCGGTCCGGTGGCTGCCCCGTCGTCAAGCTTCCGAACTCGCTTTGCCGGGCAACGACTTCTGGCTGTTCGACGGACACCTGATCATGTGGAATCACTTCACCGGCGAAGGCGGTTCGGCCGGTCCCGAGATGGACGAACGGGCTGACGTGGCGACGTTCTGTGCGTCTGCTTTCGAAACGGTGTGGGCTCGGGCCACACCGCATGAGCACTACCGGATCTGA